A portion of the Ralstonia nicotianae genome contains these proteins:
- the fur gene encoding ferric iron uptake transcriptional regulator — translation MPNSTDLRRAGLKATSPRVKILEILAAGTDHGRHLSAEDVYRQLLSTDIDIGISTVYRVLNQLVDASVLLRHTFEAGHAVYEINEGAHHDHLICLSCGRVEEFHDDAIESRQESVAAERGFVLREHALALYGVCPACQARAGAGSAVGLNA, via the coding sequence ATGCCTAATTCGACCGACCTGCGCCGGGCCGGGCTCAAAGCCACGTCGCCGCGCGTCAAGATCCTGGAAATCCTTGCCGCCGGCACGGACCACGGCCGCCACCTGAGCGCGGAAGACGTGTACCGGCAACTGCTGTCGACGGACATCGACATCGGCATCTCGACGGTCTACCGCGTGCTCAACCAACTGGTGGATGCCAGCGTGCTGCTGCGTCATACCTTCGAGGCCGGCCATGCGGTGTACGAGATCAACGAAGGCGCGCACCACGATCACCTGATCTGCCTGAGCTGCGGCCGCGTGGAGGAATTCCACGACGACGCCATCGAGTCGCGGCAAGAGAGCGTGGCGGCCGAGCGCGGCTTTGTGCTGCGCGAGCACGCGCTGGCGCTGTATGGGGTGTGCCCGGCATGCCAGGCCCGTGCGGGGGCGGGCAGTGCTGTCGGCCTGAATGCATAG